The Amycolatopsis sp. DG1A-15b genome contains the following window.
AGCCACCTCCGCACTCGTCGGCCCGGCTGTTGCCGGCACCACCGACACCGAGGTCATCTGCTATGCGAACGCACTGTGCAACAGCAGTACGGGCGGTGGTACCACCGTTTCGAAGGTCTACGCGTGGCGAGACCGCAGCGAGACCGGCGCAACGGGATTCTTCGAGGTCTTCGGCCCCAACGGATACAAGCAAACCGGCCCCACCGATCAGGAGGTCGACCGCACCTTCACCGTGAATCGATCCTTCCCGAACGGCTCGCTGATCTGCGTGTCCTTCTGGAAGAAGAACAGCAACGGCTCCTTCACCAAGTTCAAGGGCGTGAACGGCAACGCCTGCACCTCGGTCCCGATCTTCGGAGCTTGAAGCCGAGCGACGCGCCGTGTTCCTCGGGGCGGGCGCGCCGCTAGTTCGCCAGGGTGTCGGCGACCCAGTCGGCGATGTACGTGCTGGTGTGGGACAGGTGGTCGAGGCCGATGTGCTCGGTCGCGCCCTCCTGAGCGGTGAACAGCCGTAGGTGGCGGTTCGGGCTGTTGACCGCCTGTTCGTACGAGCGATGCGCGTAGCGCACGGGGATCTGACGGTCGTTTTCGCCGTGGCAGACCAGGAACGGCACGGTGATGTGCTCGACGACGCCGTCGAGGTGCACCGCGTCGGCGAAGCCGGGGAACGTCTCGAGGTCGTCGTGGCCCCAGACCCACAGCACGTGCTCCCAGTAGTGCGGCACCGGGCGTTCGCCTTCGCGCTCCAGACGCCGGCGTTGCACCGCGCCCCAGTCGTGGTTGGCGCCCCACGCGACCACGAGCGCGAGGCGCTTCTCGAACGCCGCCGCGCGCGGGGCGTAGTACCCGCCCAACGACCAGCCGACGAGCCCGATCCGGCCGGCGTCGACGTCGTCGCGGGTTTCCAGGTAGTCCACGCACGCGGTGGCCCAGCCTTCCGTCTCCACACGCGCGGTCAGCCCCTGCAGGCGCAGCGCCTCGCCCGAGCCGGGGCAGTCGACCATGAGGCAGGAGATGCCGCGGGCGGCGAGCTCGGCCCAGTGCCCGGACGAGTACATGTGCTCCTTCGTCGAGTCCAGGCCGTTCCACATGATCATCACCGGCGCCCCGCGCCCCGCCGAGCTGAAGTACGCGGGCAACGTCGTGCCCTCGAAGGGAACCGCCACGCGGGTCACGGCGGGATCCAAGGCCTTCTCCTGCAGCTCCAGGACGCGGCGGTAGGTTTCGAGCCGGCCGGGCGCGGACGCGCTCTGCAGGCGCTCGGCCTGGCACAGGTAGTTGGTCGCGCGGGCGTAGAGCTGCCCGGCGGTGCGGGTGTGGCCGGCCTTCTCGGCCGCTTCGGCCTGGCCGGCGAGCTGGTCGGTCAGTGCCGTCCACGCCCGCAGGAACTCCGGGGTGCCGGCGTCCTCGCCCTGGGCGGCGGCCTCGCGGATCGGACGGCAGGCGCGGTCCACCTCGTCGATGAGGCCGCCGCTGTTGAGGGTGGCG
Protein-coding sequences here:
- a CDS encoding alpha/beta fold hydrolase, with product MFEYFPGNYVWNLGVVATLNSGGLIDEVDRACRPIREAAAQGEDAGTPEFLRAWTALTDQLAGQAEAAEKAGHTRTAGQLYARATNYLCQAERLQSASAPGRLETYRRVLELQEKALDPAVTRVAVPFEGTTLPAYFSSAGRGAPVMIMWNGLDSTKEHMYSSGHWAELAARGISCLMVDCPGSGEALRLQGLTARVETEGWATACVDYLETRDDVDAGRIGLVGWSLGGYYAPRAAAFEKRLALVVAWGANHDWGAVQRRRLEREGERPVPHYWEHVLWVWGHDDLETFPGFADAVHLDGVVEHITVPFLVCHGENDRQIPVRYAHRSYEQAVNSPNRHLRLFTAQEGATEHIGLDHLSHTSTYIADWVADTLAN